A single window of Methylobacterium nodulans ORS 2060 DNA harbors:
- a CDS encoding penicillin acylase family protein — translation MNQADLTLDIPGLERPAEIRVDRWGVPHIRAESRHDAFLVQGFNAARDRLWQLDLWRKRGLGLLAGDFGPGYLAQDRASRLFLYRGDEAAEWAAYGTPQARAIAEAFVAGLNAFIGLTEADPSWLPPEFATMGTRPARWDAFDVVRIRSHALTRNALSEVARAQVAARGALALDPYRKALAPDHVPEVPEGLDPPGVPPDVIEVVRLATAGVGFTPARLACPREEAWRWAVVNEHGAVTAGDAPLSFDASPPDGSNNWALAPSRTATGRPILASDPHRAYTLPSLRYVVHLSAPGLDVIGAGEPALPGISIGHNGRAAFSLTISPIDQEDLCVYETHPEDPDLYRYGDGWEGMRRIEERILVRGGPDEIVHLAFTRHGPVLWEDRVARRAFALRTVWSEPGTAAYLGSLAYLDAASPEDFGAALRHWSAPSVNQVYADVSGRIAWFVAGKAPRRPNWDGLMPVPGDGRYEWDGFVGPEDLPRAIDPPGGIVASANEMNLPPGYPHAIGYEWHEPWRALRIAAVLDGQPRHALADSAALQGDDLSLPALRLARLASGALAGEGDLGAALALLVAFDGHLHEDSAAAALAEIWWVNHLRPGLLRAVAPDAATETLLAPGDTETLLALLEAPRPPLGREARDALLAETLAAAFRDGIARLGPDPQGWRWGRLHQAHFLHPLSGVGFAGHDIGPLPVGGSGVTVMNTGYRTDTFRLTTGASFRMVVDVGNWDASLFINGPGQSGDPRSPHYADHAEPWSKRAYRPLLYSREAVDAATMRVIRLRPRRRPVDGGVAR, via the coding sequence ATGAATCAGGCCGATCTCACCCTGGACATCCCCGGCCTCGAACGCCCGGCGGAGATCCGCGTCGACCGCTGGGGCGTGCCGCATATCCGGGCGGAGAGCCGGCACGACGCCTTCCTGGTCCAGGGCTTCAACGCCGCACGGGACCGGCTCTGGCAGCTCGATCTCTGGCGCAAGCGCGGCCTCGGCCTGCTCGCCGGCGATTTCGGGCCCGGCTACCTCGCCCAGGACCGCGCATCGCGGCTCTTCCTCTACCGGGGTGACGAGGCGGCCGAGTGGGCGGCCTACGGCACGCCGCAGGCGCGGGCGATCGCGGAAGCCTTCGTGGCCGGCCTCAACGCCTTCATCGGCCTCACGGAGGCGGACCCGTCCTGGCTGCCGCCGGAATTCGCGACCATGGGCACGCGGCCCGCGCGCTGGGATGCCTTCGACGTCGTGCGCATCCGCAGCCACGCGCTGACGCGCAACGCGCTCTCCGAGGTTGCCCGTGCGCAGGTGGCGGCGCGCGGTGCCCTCGCCCTCGACCCCTATCGCAAGGCGCTCGCGCCCGACCACGTCCCGGAGGTGCCCGAGGGGCTCGACCCCCCGGGCGTGCCGCCGGACGTGATCGAGGTCGTGCGGCTCGCGACCGCGGGCGTCGGCTTCACGCCGGCCCGGCTCGCCTGCCCGCGGGAGGAGGCGTGGCGCTGGGCCGTGGTGAACGAGCACGGCGCCGTGACGGCGGGCGATGCGCCGCTTTCCTTCGACGCTTCTCCGCCGGACGGCTCGAACAACTGGGCCCTCGCCCCCTCCCGCACGGCGACAGGGCGGCCGATCCTGGCGAGCGACCCGCACCGGGCCTACACGCTGCCCTCGCTGCGCTACGTGGTGCATCTCTCCGCGCCGGGGCTCGACGTGATCGGCGCGGGCGAACCGGCGCTGCCGGGGATCTCCATCGGCCATAACGGCCGGGCGGCCTTCAGCCTCACGATCTCGCCCATCGATCAGGAGGATCTCTGCGTCTACGAGACCCATCCGGAGGATCCGGACCTCTACCGCTATGGCGATGGCTGGGAGGGGATGCGCCGGATCGAGGAGCGCATCCTGGTCCGGGGCGGCCCGGACGAGATCGTGCACCTCGCCTTCACCCGCCACGGGCCGGTGCTGTGGGAGGACCGCGTGGCCCGGCGCGCCTTCGCGCTCCGCACCGTGTGGAGCGAGCCCGGAACGGCCGCCTATCTCGGCAGCCTCGCCTATCTGGACGCCGCGAGCCCGGAGGACTTCGGGGCCGCCCTGCGGCACTGGTCGGCGCCGAGCGTCAACCAGGTCTATGCGGATGTCTCGGGCCGCATCGCGTGGTTCGTCGCCGGCAAGGCGCCGCGCCGGCCGAACTGGGATGGCCTGATGCCGGTCCCGGGCGACGGGCGCTACGAATGGGACGGCTTCGTCGGCCCGGAGGATCTGCCGCGCGCCATCGATCCGCCCGGCGGCATCGTGGCGAGCGCGAACGAGATGAACCTGCCGCCGGGATATCCGCACGCGATCGGCTACGAATGGCATGAGCCCTGGCGGGCCCTGCGCATCGCCGCCGTGCTCGACGGCCAGCCGCGCCACGCGCTCGCCGATTCGGCGGCGCTCCAGGGTGACGACCTCTCGCTTCCGGCCCTGCGCCTCGCCCGCCTCGCTAGCGGGGCGCTCGCGGGGGAGGGGGATCTCGGCGCCGCCCTGGCGCTGCTCGTCGCCTTCGACGGGCACCTGCACGAGGACAGCGCGGCGGCGGCCCTCGCGGAGATCTGGTGGGTGAATCACCTGCGCCCGGGACTTCTCCGGGCCGTCGCGCCCGATGCCGCGACCGAGACCCTGCTCGCCCCGGGCGATACCGAGACGCTGCTCGCCCTTCTCGAGGCGCCCCGACCGCCCCTCGGCCGGGAGGCCCGCGACGCGCTGCTCGCTGAAACCCTGGCGGCGGCCTTCCGCGACGGGATCGCCCGGCTCGGCCCGGACCCGCAAGGCTGGCGCTGGGGGCGGTTGCACCAGGCCCATTTCCTCCATCCGCTCTCGGGTGTCGGGTTCGCCGGACACGACATCGGCCCGCTGCCGGTCGGCGGCTCGGGCGTTACCGTGATGAATACCGGCTACCGGACCGACACGTTCCGGCTGACCACGGGCGCCTCCTTCCGCATGGTGGTGGATGTGGGGAACTGGGACGCGAGCCTGTTCATCAACGGGCCGGGCCAGTCGGGCGATCCGCGCTCGCCCCACTACGCCGACCATGCGGAGCCCTGGTCGAAGCGGGCCTATCGGCCGCTCCTCTACTCGCGTGAGGCGGTGGATGCGGCAACCATGCGGGTGATCCGCCTGCGGCCAAGGA